One Acidimicrobiales bacterium DNA segment encodes these proteins:
- a CDS encoding glyceraldehyde 3-phosphate dehydrogenase NAD-binding domain-containing protein translates to MGRNFYRAAKQRGADIDFVAANDLGSKELMAHLLRYDSILGTWDSQVRATDSGIEVDGDELQILAERDPKALPWGDLGVDMVIESTGFFSSREQAAMHIDAGAPFVIVSAPSAGADATFVVGVNDDTFDPEQHKVVSNASCTTNCFVPMIKVLDDAFGVENGLMTTVHAYTGTQSLVDGPSKDLREARAAPVEAGTMLTAEARARRRSLWARSRRFWSFV, encoded by the coding sequence ATCGGGCGGAACTTCTACCGCGCCGCCAAGCAGCGGGGCGCCGACATCGACTTCGTGGCGGCCAACGACCTCGGCTCCAAGGAGCTCATGGCGCACCTCCTGCGCTACGACTCGATCCTCGGCACCTGGGACTCGCAGGTGCGGGCCACCGACAGCGGCATCGAGGTCGACGGCGACGAGCTGCAGATCCTCGCCGAGCGCGATCCGAAGGCGCTGCCGTGGGGCGACCTCGGGGTCGACATGGTCATCGAGAGCACCGGGTTCTTCTCCAGCAGGGAGCAGGCCGCGATGCACATCGACGCCGGTGCCCCCTTCGTCATCGTCTCGGCCCCGTCCGCGGGCGCCGACGCCACCTTCGTGGTCGGGGTCAACGACGACACGTTCGACCCTGAGCAGCACAAGGTCGTGTCCAACGCCTCGTGCACCACCAACTGCTTCGTGCCGATGATCAAGGTGCTCGACGACGCCTTCGGCGTCGAGAACGGCCTCATGACCACGGTGCACGCCTACACCGGCACCCAGTCGCTGGTCGACGGCCCGTCGAAGGACCTTCGCGAGGCCCGGGCCGCACCCGTGGAGGCGGGCACGATGTTGACGGCGGAGGCGCGGGCCCGGCGCAGGTCCTTGTGGGCGAGGTCGAGGAGGTTCTGGTCGTTCGTGTAG
- the yvcK gene encoding uridine diphosphate-N-acetylglucosamine-binding protein YvcK: MTAGPSVVCVGGGHGLAATLRAVVPWAGAVTAVVSVADDGGSSGRLRHELGVLPPGDLRRCLGALADPASVLGRALEYRFPDGDLKEHALGNLLIAGLVGEGSTIEEALDEVGRLVGARGRVLPAATVPVTLTGELDEGGHGDGGGHGPASISGQVRVQGTAGLRRVGVRPADPPTPPTVAEALADADLVVLGPGSLFTSVLAAAVVPGVAAALRATPAQRVLVVNLGPQMGETEELGPDDHVRLAREHGVPVDVVLADPRFAPGAGPEVVVRPLGVEDRPVHDPVRLGEALRDLARPRA; encoded by the coding sequence GTGACGGCCGGGCCGTCGGTGGTGTGCGTGGGGGGCGGCCACGGCCTGGCCGCCACCCTGCGGGCCGTGGTGCCCTGGGCCGGTGCCGTCACCGCGGTGGTGTCGGTGGCCGACGACGGGGGCTCCAGCGGGCGCCTCCGCCACGAGCTGGGGGTCCTGCCCCCCGGGGACCTGCGCCGGTGCCTGGGGGCCCTGGCCGATCCGGCCTCGGTGCTGGGCCGGGCGCTGGAGTACCGCTTCCCGGACGGCGACCTGAAGGAGCACGCCCTGGGCAACCTGCTGATCGCCGGGCTGGTGGGGGAGGGGAGCACCATCGAGGAGGCCCTGGACGAGGTGGGCCGCCTGGTCGGCGCCCGGGGCCGGGTCCTGCCCGCGGCCACCGTGCCGGTCACCCTCACCGGCGAGCTGGACGAAGGCGGCCACGGTGACGGCGGCGGCCACGGTCCGGCGTCGATCTCGGGCCAGGTGCGGGTGCAGGGCACGGCCGGGCTGCGCCGGGTGGGCGTCCGCCCGGCCGACCCGCCCACGCCGCCCACCGTGGCCGAGGCCCTGGCCGATGCCGACCTGGTGGTGCTGGGCCCCGGGTCCCTGTTCACCAGCGTCCTGGCCGCCGCCGTGGTGCCGGGGGTGGCCGCCGCCCTGCGCGCCACCCCGGCCCAGCGGGTGCTGGTGGTCAACCTCGGGCCCCAGATGGGCGAGACCGAGGAGCTGGGCCCCGACGACCACGTCCGCCTGGCCCGCGAGCACGGGGTGCCGGTCGACGTGGTGCTGGCCGACCCCCGCTTCGCCCCCGGGGCCGGGCCGGAGGTCGTGGTGCGCCCCCTCGGCGTCGAGGACCGGCCCGTGCACGACCCGGTCCGCCTGGGCGAGGCCCTGCGCGACCTGGCCCGGCCCCGGGCCTGA
- the rapZ gene encoding RNase adapter RapZ, whose amino-acid sequence MTDFVVITGMSGAGRSTVAGVLEDRGWFVIDNLPTSLMGKVVELASAPGSTIDQVALAIGPGALFEDPSAFLGPLRAAGEGTVRVVFLDASTDVLVRRYESTKRRHPVGGDSLASSIERERRLADGLRMHADLVIDTTELSVHDLRHRIEELVGAGLPGGMTVSVTSFGYKHGLPADADLVFDCRFLPNPHWVDALRPRTGRDPEVRAHALDHPLAGTFLDHVTEMLTLLLPEYEAEGKAYLSIAFGCTGGHHRSVAVAEEIAARLRATGVEPTVSHRDVDK is encoded by the coding sequence GTGACCGACTTCGTCGTGATCACCGGGATGTCGGGAGCGGGTCGCTCCACCGTCGCCGGCGTGCTGGAGGACCGGGGCTGGTTCGTGATCGACAACCTGCCCACGTCGCTGATGGGCAAGGTGGTGGAGCTGGCCAGCGCCCCCGGCTCGACCATCGACCAGGTGGCCCTGGCCATCGGGCCCGGCGCCCTGTTCGAGGACCCGTCGGCCTTCCTCGGCCCGCTGCGGGCCGCGGGGGAGGGCACGGTGCGGGTGGTGTTCCTCGATGCCTCCACCGACGTCCTGGTCCGCCGGTACGAGAGCACCAAGCGCCGCCACCCGGTGGGGGGTGACTCCCTGGCGTCGTCCATCGAGCGGGAGCGGCGCCTGGCCGACGGGCTGCGGATGCACGCCGACCTGGTCATCGACACCACCGAGCTGTCGGTGCACGACCTGCGCCACCGGATCGAGGAGCTGGTGGGGGCCGGCCTCCCGGGCGGCATGACCGTGTCGGTGACCAGCTTCGGCTACAAGCACGGCCTGCCGGCCGACGCCGACCTGGTGTTCGACTGCCGCTTCCTGCCCAACCCGCACTGGGTCGACGCCCTGCGGCCCCGCACCGGCCGCGACCCCGAGGTCCGGGCCCACGCCCTGGACCACCCGCTGGCCGGCACCTTCCTGGACCACGTGACCGAGATGCTCACGCTGCTCCTGCCCGAGTACGAGGCCGAGGGCAAGGCCTACCTGAGCATCGCCTTCGGGTGCACGGGCGGGCACCACCGGTCGGTGGCCGTGGCCGAGGAGATCGCCGCCCGCCTCCGGGCCACCGGGGTGGAGCCCACCGTCAGCCACCGGGACGTGGACAAGTGA
- a CDS encoding class I SAM-dependent methyltransferase yields the protein MSAPSHRELPPMPEGLWEDQARWWQEGFTEGADEEYVEQIMPLAAQWLDGADRVLDVGTGEGQVARQAVARGAATVVGLDPTVNQLTEAVRRGGGPAYVQGGAHALPFASGAFDAVVACLVFEHVVAVDEALAEVARVLRPGGRFAFFLNHPLLQTPNSGWIDDHVLDPPEQYWRIGPYLREDLTLEEVEPGIRIPFVHRPLSRYVNALAACGLLLRHMDEPSPPPGFLARSPEYPQGGDYPRLLVLVAEKVAGLAPL from the coding sequence GTGAGCGCCCCCTCCCACCGAGAGCTGCCCCCCATGCCCGAGGGGCTGTGGGAGGACCAGGCCCGCTGGTGGCAGGAGGGCTTCACCGAGGGGGCCGACGAGGAGTACGTCGAGCAGATCATGCCCCTGGCCGCCCAGTGGCTGGACGGGGCCGACCGGGTGCTGGACGTGGGCACCGGCGAGGGGCAGGTGGCCCGCCAGGCCGTGGCCCGGGGGGCGGCCACCGTGGTCGGCCTCGACCCCACCGTGAACCAGCTCACCGAGGCGGTGCGCCGGGGCGGCGGCCCGGCCTACGTCCAGGGCGGGGCCCACGCCCTGCCCTTCGCCTCCGGGGCCTTCGACGCGGTGGTGGCCTGCCTGGTGTTCGAGCACGTGGTGGCGGTGGACGAGGCCCTGGCCGAGGTGGCCCGGGTGCTGCGGCCCGGCGGGCGCTTCGCCTTCTTCCTGAACCACCCCCTGCTGCAGACGCCCAACAGCGGGTGGATCGACGACCACGTCCTCGACCCGCCGGAGCAGTACTGGCGCATCGGCCCCTACCTGCGCGAGGACCTGACCCTGGAGGAGGTCGAGCCCGGCATCCGCATCCCCTTCGTGCACCGGCCCCTGAGTCGCTACGTCAACGCCCTGGCCGCCTGCGGCCTGCTCCTGCGGCACATGGACGAGCCGTCGCCGCCGCCCGGGTTCCTGGCCCGCTCGCCCGAGTACCCGCAGGGGGGCGACTACCCCCGCCTGCTGGTGCTGGTGGCCGAGAAGGTCGCCGGCCTGGCCCCGCTGTGA
- the uvrC gene encoding excinuclease ABC subunit UvrC, whose amino-acid sequence MVQRPPAGTIPDAPGSYQFKDAAGRVIYVGKAKSLRSRLSNYFQNPKGMHPRTAQMVASAETVEWIQVRNDVEAFMLEYSLIKQHRPRFNIRLVDDKSYPFLAVTVSDEWPRPTVMRGKRRKGVRYFGPFAHAYAIRDTLDLLVRTFPLRTCSDNKLERHRKLGKPCLLFHIEKCSGPCVGEVSREDYDSYVADLLRFLEGDTEPIVRRLEREMGEAADELEFERAARLRDRLVAVRKAIERQQMVVDQGEDLDVIGLAEDELEAAVQVFFVRKGRVLGRKGFVVDKVEDLAPGELIGRVLGELYQEPPPLGVPRTVLVPEDPDDLALYEDFLQAQRGTRVAIRVPQRGDKRALAETVTRNATEELVRHRLKRASDHNSRARALNELQEALELPISPLRIECYDMSHLQGTDYVGSMVVVEDALPKKSEYRRFKIKGVPGNDDFAAMEEVLTRRLTAYLAERRKPVAEREGRFSYPPQLLLVDGGKGQLGVAVRVLQDLGLDEEIPVASLAKRLEEVFLPGQADAVRLPRQSEALYLLQRIRDESHRFAIAFHRELRGKRMTTSVLDGIPGLGETRRKRLAKELGGVRAVQAASLDELRALPWLPDAVAEAVHAKLHTP is encoded by the coding sequence GTGGTCCAACGTCCGCCGGCCGGCACCATCCCCGACGCGCCGGGTAGCTACCAGTTCAAGGACGCCGCCGGGCGGGTCATCTACGTGGGCAAGGCCAAGTCGCTGCGGTCCCGCCTGTCGAACTACTTCCAGAACCCCAAGGGCATGCACCCCCGCACGGCCCAGATGGTGGCCTCGGCCGAGACCGTCGAGTGGATCCAGGTCCGCAACGACGTCGAGGCCTTCATGCTGGAGTACTCGCTCATCAAGCAGCACCGGCCCCGGTTCAACATACGGCTGGTCGACGACAAGAGCTACCCGTTCCTGGCCGTCACCGTGTCCGACGAGTGGCCCCGGCCCACGGTCATGCGGGGCAAGCGGCGCAAGGGGGTGCGGTACTTCGGGCCCTTCGCCCACGCCTACGCCATCCGCGACACGCTGGACCTGCTGGTGCGGACGTTCCCCCTCCGGACCTGCTCGGACAACAAGCTGGAGCGGCACCGCAAGCTGGGCAAGCCGTGCCTGCTGTTCCACATCGAGAAGTGCTCGGGGCCGTGCGTGGGGGAGGTCAGCCGGGAGGACTACGACAGCTACGTGGCCGACCTCCTCCGGTTCCTGGAGGGCGACACCGAGCCGATCGTGCGCCGCCTGGAGCGGGAGATGGGCGAGGCCGCCGACGAGCTGGAGTTCGAGCGGGCGGCCCGGCTGCGGGACCGGCTGGTGGCGGTGCGCAAGGCCATCGAGCGCCAGCAGATGGTGGTCGACCAGGGCGAGGACCTGGACGTGATCGGCCTGGCCGAGGACGAGCTGGAGGCCGCGGTGCAGGTCTTCTTCGTGCGCAAGGGGCGGGTGCTGGGCCGCAAGGGCTTCGTGGTCGACAAGGTCGAGGACCTGGCGCCCGGGGAGCTCATCGGCCGGGTGCTGGGCGAGCTGTACCAGGAGCCGCCGCCGCTGGGCGTCCCCCGCACCGTGCTGGTGCCCGAGGACCCCGACGACCTGGCCCTCTACGAGGACTTCCTGCAGGCCCAGCGGGGCACCCGGGTGGCCATCCGGGTCCCCCAGCGGGGCGACAAGCGGGCCCTGGCCGAGACCGTGACCCGCAACGCCACCGAGGAGCTGGTCCGCCACCGGCTCAAGCGGGCCAGCGACCACAACAGCCGGGCCCGGGCCCTCAACGAGCTGCAGGAGGCGCTGGAGCTGCCCATCTCGCCCCTGCGCATCGAGTGCTACGACATGAGCCACCTGCAGGGCACCGACTACGTGGGCTCCATGGTGGTGGTGGAGGACGCCCTGCCCAAGAAGTCCGAGTACCGGCGGTTCAAGATCAAGGGCGTCCCCGGCAACGACGACTTCGCGGCCATGGAGGAGGTGCTGACCCGCCGCCTCACCGCCTACCTGGCCGAGCGCCGGAAGCCGGTGGCCGAGCGGGAGGGCCGGTTCTCCTACCCGCCTCAGCTCCTGCTGGTGGACGGGGGCAAGGGCCAGCTGGGCGTGGCCGTGCGGGTCCTCCAGGACCTGGGCCTGGACGAGGAGATCCCGGTGGCGTCGCTGGCCAAGCGGCTGGAGGAGGTGTTCCTGCCCGGCCAGGCCGACGCCGTGCGCCTGCCCCGCCAGTCCGAGGCCCTGTACCTGCTGCAGCGCATCCGGGACGAGTCGCACCGCTTCGCCATCGCCTTCCACCGAGAGCTGCGGGGCAAGCGCATGACCACCTCCGTGCTGGACGGCATCCCCGGGCTGGGCGAGACCCGGCGCAAGCGCCTGGCCAAGGAGCTGGGGGGCGTGCGGGCCGTGCAGGCCGCCTCCCTGGACGAGCTGAGGGCCCTGCCCTGGCTGCCCGACGCGGTGGCCGAAGCGGTCCACGCCAAGCTCCACACCCCCTGA
- the nadA gene encoding quinolinate synthase NadA, translated as MIRLQPPLPDRYTGAADNDLASRIQAAKATLGDRLFILGHHYQRDEVMRWADARGDSYRLSVLAQQRPEAEFIVFCGVHFMAESADVLTGDHQQVVLPDLNAGCSMADMADLDEVEEAWEELATVTDVAELVPITYMNSSAALKAFVGAHGGAVCTSTNARQVLEWALDRGRKVLFFPDQHLGRNTGLAMGFDHADMRVWNPRLDLGGLTEADCKEATFLLWKGHCSVHQRFRPEHVASFRAQHPDGIVVAHPECSHELCSLADQVGSTDFIIKAVAAAPPGAALAIGTEIHLVQRLADENPDKTVVSLDPLICPCSTMFRIDAAHLCWVLENLVEGRVVNRITVDADTAGQARVALQRMLDITEATAPA; from the coding sequence ATGATCCGGCTCCAGCCCCCGCTCCCCGACCGCTACACGGGCGCGGCCGACAACGACCTGGCCTCCCGCATCCAGGCCGCCAAGGCCACCCTCGGCGACCGCCTGTTCATCCTCGGCCACCACTACCAGCGCGACGAGGTCATGCGCTGGGCCGATGCCCGGGGCGACTCCTACCGCCTGTCGGTCCTGGCCCAGCAGCGACCCGAGGCCGAGTTCATCGTGTTCTGCGGCGTCCACTTCATGGCCGAGTCGGCCGACGTCCTCACCGGCGACCACCAGCAGGTCGTCCTGCCCGACCTGAACGCCGGGTGCTCCATGGCCGACATGGCCGACCTGGACGAGGTGGAGGAGGCCTGGGAGGAGCTGGCCACCGTCACCGACGTGGCCGAGCTGGTGCCCATCACCTACATGAACAGCTCGGCCGCCCTCAAGGCCTTCGTCGGCGCCCACGGCGGGGCGGTGTGCACCTCGACCAACGCCCGCCAGGTCCTGGAGTGGGCCCTCGACCGGGGGCGGAAGGTCCTGTTCTTCCCCGACCAGCACCTGGGCCGCAACACCGGCCTGGCCATGGGCTTCGACCACGCCGACATGCGGGTCTGGAACCCCCGCCTGGACCTGGGGGGCCTGACCGAGGCCGACTGCAAGGAGGCCACCTTCCTGCTGTGGAAGGGCCACTGCTCGGTGCACCAGCGGTTCCGGCCCGAGCACGTCGCCTCCTTCCGGGCCCAGCACCCCGACGGCATCGTGGTCGCCCACCCCGAGTGCAGCCACGAGCTCTGCTCCCTGGCCGACCAGGTCGGCTCCACCGACTTCATCATCAAGGCGGTGGCCGCCGCTCCCCCCGGCGCGGCCCTGGCCATCGGCACCGAGATCCACCTGGTGCAGCGCCTGGCCGACGAGAACCCCGACAAGACCGTGGTCTCCCTCGACCCGCTGATCTGCCCCTGCTCGACCATGTTCCGCATCGACGCCGCCCACCTGTGCTGGGTGCTGGAGAACCTGGTCGAGGGCCGGGTCGTCAACCGCATCACCGTCGACGCCGACACCGCCGGCCAGGCCCGCGTCGCCCTCCAGCGCATGCTCGACATCACCGAGGCCACCGCACCAGCGTGA
- the uvrA gene encoding excinuclease ABC subunit UvrA, protein MSDSLVIRGAREHNLRGVDLDLPRDKLIVFTGLSGSGKSSLAFDTIYAEGQRRYVESLSSYARQFLGQMDKPDVDFIEGLSPAISIDQKSASRNPRSTVGTITEIYDYLRLLFARIGVPHCPEHDTPITRQTPQQIVDRILELPEGTRFQVLAPVVRGRKGNYETLLADLAQQGYSRARIDGELHELGDELDLARYETHTIEVVVDRLVKKPGIAHRLTESLETALRLAEGVAEIQVVPRGDEDEPESMTFSQHLACPVDGQSFDELAPRSFSFNSPYGACPRCDGLGTRFEVDPELVVPDPDLSLSEGAIHPWASGHATWFHRIIEAVGAEHDIPLDVPWAKLKAAQQKKLLHGKGIGRVEVRYKNRYGRTRVYQAAYEGVIPWLQRRHADTESDSQREQFEGYMREVPCPECGGARLKPFTLAVRVDGRNIAELCAMSIREVAGVLGAVTLSERDRMIAEAVLKEVNARLGFLLDVGLDYLSLSRSAATLAGGEAQRIRLASQIGSGLVGVLYVLDEPSIGLHQRDNRRLIETLIRLRDLGNTVLVVEHDEDTIAVADHVVDIGPGAGEHGGGVVYSGGYKGLLKSSRSITGQYLSGKRSIPVPEQRRQPGEEWLSIKGAREHNLVGIDVDIPLGCFVAVTGVSGSGKSTLVNDILLRSLMQKIYRAKVPPGRHKRIEGIELLDKVINIDQSPIGRTPRSNPATYTGVWDHVRKLFAQTQEAKVRGYQPGRFSFNVKGGRCEACAGDGTIKIEMHFLPDVYVPCEVCKGARYNRDTLDITFKGKNVAEVLAMPCEEALEFFANQPPIARHMQTLVDVGLGYIRLGQPAPTLSGGEAQRIKLASELSKRSTGHTIYLLDEPTTGLHFEDIRRLLAVLSRLVDQGNTVLVIEHNLDVIKTADWLIDLGPEGGSGGGRVVATGAPEDVIEVEASHTARFLAPLLPPG, encoded by the coding sequence GTGTCCGACTCTCTCGTCATCCGTGGGGCCCGCGAGCACAACCTCCGGGGTGTCGACCTAGACCTCCCTCGCGACAAGCTGATCGTCTTCACCGGGCTGTCGGGCTCGGGCAAGTCCTCCCTGGCCTTCGACACCATCTACGCCGAGGGCCAGCGCCGCTACGTCGAGTCGCTGTCGTCGTACGCCCGGCAGTTCCTGGGCCAGATGGACAAGCCCGACGTGGACTTCATCGAGGGCCTGTCGCCGGCCATCTCCATCGACCAGAAGTCGGCGTCGCGGAACCCCCGCTCGACGGTGGGGACCATCACCGAGATCTACGACTACCTGCGGCTGCTGTTCGCCCGCATCGGCGTGCCCCACTGCCCCGAGCACGACACCCCCATCACCCGCCAGACCCCCCAGCAGATCGTGGACCGCATCCTGGAGCTGCCCGAGGGCACCCGCTTCCAGGTCCTGGCCCCGGTGGTCCGGGGCCGGAAGGGCAACTACGAGACCCTCCTGGCCGACCTGGCCCAGCAGGGCTACTCCCGGGCCCGCATCGACGGCGAGCTCCACGAGCTGGGCGACGAGCTGGACCTGGCCCGTTACGAGACCCACACCATCGAGGTGGTCGTCGACCGGCTGGTGAAGAAGCCGGGCATCGCCCACCGCCTCACCGAGTCGCTGGAGACGGCCCTGCGGCTGGCCGAGGGGGTGGCCGAGATCCAGGTCGTGCCCCGGGGCGACGAGGACGAGCCCGAGAGCATGACCTTCAGCCAGCACCTGGCCTGCCCGGTGGACGGCCAGAGCTTCGACGAGTTGGCCCCCCGCAGCTTCTCGTTCAACTCGCCCTACGGCGCCTGCCCCCGTTGCGACGGGCTGGGCACCCGCTTCGAGGTCGACCCCGAGCTGGTGGTGCCCGACCCCGACCTGTCGCTGTCCGAGGGGGCCATCCACCCGTGGGCCAGCGGCCACGCCACCTGGTTCCACCGCATCATCGAGGCGGTGGGGGCCGAGCACGACATCCCCCTGGACGTGCCCTGGGCCAAGCTGAAGGCGGCCCAGCAGAAGAAGCTCCTCCACGGCAAGGGCATCGGCCGGGTCGAGGTCCGCTACAAGAACCGCTACGGCCGCACCCGCGTCTACCAGGCCGCCTACGAGGGCGTCATCCCCTGGCTCCAGCGCCGCCACGCCGACACCGAGAGCGACAGCCAGCGCGAGCAGTTCGAGGGCTACATGCGGGAGGTGCCGTGCCCCGAGTGCGGCGGTGCCCGCCTCAAGCCCTTCACCCTGGCCGTGCGCGTCGACGGGCGCAACATCGCCGAGCTGTGCGCCATGTCCATCCGGGAGGTGGCCGGGGTGCTGGGGGCCGTCACCCTGTCCGAGCGGGACCGGATGATCGCCGAGGCCGTGCTCAAGGAGGTCAACGCTCGGCTGGGCTTCCTGCTCGACGTGGGCCTGGACTACCTGTCGCTGTCGCGCTCGGCCGCCACCCTGGCCGGGGGCGAGGCCCAGCGCATCCGCCTGGCCAGCCAGATCGGCTCGGGCCTGGTCGGCGTGCTCTACGTGCTGGACGAGCCGTCCATCGGCCTCCACCAACGCGACAACCGCCGCCTCATCGAGACCCTCATCCGCCTGCGGGACCTGGGCAACACGGTGCTGGTGGTCGAGCACGACGAGGACACCATCGCGGTGGCGGACCACGTGGTCGACATCGGCCCCGGGGCCGGCGAGCACGGGGGAGGGGTGGTCTACAGCGGGGGGTACAAGGGCCTGCTGAAGTCGTCCCGGTCCATCACCGGCCAGTACCTGTCGGGCAAGCGCTCCATCCCCGTGCCCGAGCAGCGCCGCCAGCCCGGGGAGGAGTGGCTGTCGATCAAGGGCGCCCGCGAGCACAACCTCGTCGGCATCGACGTCGACATCCCCCTGGGCTGCTTCGTGGCCGTCACCGGGGTGTCCGGCTCGGGCAAGTCCACCCTGGTCAACGACATCCTGCTCCGGTCGCTGATGCAGAAGATCTACCGGGCCAAGGTGCCGCCCGGCCGCCACAAGCGCATCGAGGGCATCGAGCTGTTGGACAAGGTCATCAACATCGACCAGTCGCCCATCGGCCGCACCCCCCGCTCCAACCCGGCCACCTACACCGGCGTGTGGGACCACGTGCGCAAGCTGTTCGCCCAGACCCAAGAGGCCAAGGTCCGGGGCTACCAGCCCGGCCGCTTCTCCTTCAACGTGAAGGGCGGCCGCTGCGAGGCCTGCGCCGGCGACGGCACCATCAAGATCGAGATGCACTTCCTGCCCGACGTGTACGTGCCGTGCGAGGTGTGCAAGGGGGCCCGCTACAACCGCGACACCCTCGACATCACGTTCAAGGGCAAGAACGTGGCCGAGGTGCTGGCCATGCCGTGCGAGGAGGCGCTGGAGTTCTTCGCCAACCAGCCGCCCATCGCCCGCCACATGCAGACCCTGGTCGACGTGGGCCTGGGCTACATCCGCCTGGGCCAGCCGGCGCCCACCCTCTCCGGCGGCGAGGCCCAGCGCATCAAGCTGGCCTCCGAGCTGTCCAAGCGCTCCACCGGCCACACCATCTACCTGCTCGACGAGCCCACCACCGGGCTCCACTTCGAGGACATCCGCCGCCTGCTGGCCGTCCTGTCCCGCCTGGTCGACCAGGGCAACACCGTGCTGGTCATCGAGCACAACCTGGACGTCATCAAGACGGCCGACTGGCTCATCGACCTGGGCCCCGAGGGGGGCAGCGGGGGCGGCAGGGTGGTGGCCACCGGGGCGCCCGAGGACGTGATCGAGGTGGAGGCCAGCCACACCGCCCGGTTCCTGGCCCCGCTCCTGCCCCCCGGGTGA